A DNA window from Bradyrhizobium barranii subsp. barranii contains the following coding sequences:
- a CDS encoding sensor histidine kinase, with product MAASSLANRLFLSATAWLVVILAITGVVLSSVYKSATERAFDRRLNLYLRTLIAEVATPDEPPDRQFQSLGEPLFELPLSGWYWQITRTDTEKPEVRSSRSLWDKKLPKLEEQGTEFTAAGIRLAYVDGPEGQNLRMVERPVDLGADGKYLVSVAGDDTEIFDETRSFDYYLGGTFTALGIVLLLTTVFQVRFGLAPLKRISESIADIRSGRAERLEGEFPVEIAPLARETNALIDANREIVERARTHVGNLAHAIKTPLSVIVNEAGTHATEPFAAKVMEQADVMRDQLAHHLERARIAARVSVVATVTEVAPVIEALRRTMEKIHRDRDIVVEAKADPSAKFRGERQDLEEMVGNLVDNACKWAASQVFIEVLVEAPHQAGAGPRLRIIVDDDGRGLSEAERAQVSRRGQRLDESKPGSGLGLSIVTDLAALYGGSLSLAGAPTGGLRAELVLPGI from the coding sequence ATGGCCGCTAGCTCGCTTGCCAATCGCCTGTTCCTGTCGGCGACGGCGTGGCTCGTGGTGATCCTGGCCATCACCGGGGTGGTGCTGTCGTCGGTCTACAAGAGCGCCACCGAGCGCGCCTTCGACCGCCGGCTCAATCTCTATCTGCGCACCCTCATCGCCGAGGTCGCAACCCCCGACGAGCCGCCGGACCGTCAGTTCCAGTCGCTCGGCGAGCCCCTGTTCGAGCTGCCGTTGTCGGGCTGGTACTGGCAGATCACGCGGACCGATACCGAGAAGCCGGAGGTGCGCTCCTCGCGCTCGCTCTGGGACAAGAAGCTGCCGAAGCTGGAGGAGCAGGGCACCGAGTTCACCGCTGCCGGCATTCGCCTCGCCTATGTCGACGGGCCCGAGGGACAGAATCTGCGCATGGTGGAGCGGCCGGTCGATCTCGGCGCGGACGGCAAATATCTGGTCAGCGTGGCCGGCGACGACACCGAGATATTCGACGAGACGCGGAGCTTCGACTACTACCTCGGCGGCACCTTCACCGCGCTCGGCATCGTGCTGCTGTTGACCACGGTGTTTCAGGTGAGGTTCGGTCTCGCGCCCCTCAAGCGCATCTCGGAATCTATCGCCGACATCCGCTCGGGGCGGGCGGAGCGGCTCGAAGGTGAATTCCCGGTCGAGATCGCGCCATTGGCGCGCGAGACCAACGCGCTGATCGATGCCAATCGCGAGATCGTCGAGCGCGCGCGCACCCATGTCGGCAATCTCGCCCATGCGATCAAGACGCCGCTCTCGGTGATCGTGAATGAGGCCGGCACGCACGCCACCGAGCCGTTCGCAGCCAAGGTGATGGAGCAGGCGGACGTGATGCGCGACCAGCTCGCCCATCATCTGGAGCGCGCGCGCATCGCGGCGCGCGTCTCGGTGGTGGCGACCGTGACGGAGGTCGCGCCCGTCATCGAGGCGCTGCGGCGGACCATGGAGAAGATCCATCGCGATCGCGACATCGTGGTCGAGGCCAAGGCCGATCCGTCCGCAAAATTTCGCGGCGAGCGGCAAGACCTGGAGGAGATGGTCGGCAATCTCGTCGACAATGCCTGCAAATGGGCGGCCTCGCAGGTCTTCATTGAGGTTCTGGTGGAAGCGCCGCACCAGGCGGGCGCCGGCCCGCGCCTGCGGATCATCGTCGACGACGATGGCCGCGGCCTGTCGGAGGCAGAACGCGCCCAGGTCTCCCGGCGCGGCCAGCGGCTCGACGAGTCCAAGCCCGGCTCGGGGCTCGGCCTGTCCATCGTGACCGACCTCGCCGCGCTCTATGGCGGCAGCCTCTCGCTCGCGGGCGCCCCGACCGGTGGCCTGCGGGCGGAGTTGGTCCTCCCCGGAATATAA
- the ccmI gene encoding c-type cytochrome biogenesis protein CcmI, which translates to MTLWFVFALMTVAAIFAVLLPLGRSGRAQNQGSEVAVYKDQLAEIERDLAAGLIAAPEAEAARVEISRRLLAAAGSEPASEPTSSLKWRRAAAVLALAGLPLIAIGVYMPLGSPRLQDFPLAQRERGAGSGMALENLVVQVEQHLEKNPTDGRGWNVLAPVLVRLGRFDDAVRAYRNSLTYNGESSERRADLGEAIAAAAGGVVTAEAKTEFERAHGLNADDPKANYFLGLAAEQDGRKDDAANIWRALLAKAPADAPWRPLVQTSLARVGGGGATMPALSDETIAASKDMNEGDRNAMVRGMVERLATRLKQNGDDVEGWLRLVRAYLVMGDRDRAMGASTDARQAVANDAARLRQLNEGLKTLGLDG; encoded by the coding sequence ATGACGCTATGGTTCGTGTTCGCGCTGATGACGGTCGCGGCGATTTTCGCCGTGCTTCTGCCGCTCGGCCGCAGCGGACGCGCGCAAAATCAGGGGAGCGAGGTGGCGGTCTACAAGGACCAGCTGGCCGAGATCGAGCGTGATCTCGCCGCAGGGCTGATCGCCGCACCGGAAGCCGAGGCCGCACGTGTCGAGATCAGCCGCAGGCTGCTTGCCGCGGCCGGGAGCGAGCCTGCATCGGAACCGACATCGAGCCTCAAATGGCGCCGCGCGGCGGCTGTGCTGGCGCTTGCCGGCCTGCCGCTCATTGCGATCGGCGTCTACATGCCGCTCGGCTCGCCCAGGCTTCAGGACTTTCCCCTGGCGCAGCGGGAGCGCGGGGCTGGGTCCGGCATGGCGCTCGAGAATCTCGTCGTGCAGGTCGAGCAGCATCTGGAAAAGAATCCGACCGACGGGCGCGGCTGGAACGTGCTCGCGCCGGTGCTGGTGCGGCTCGGCCGCTTCGACGATGCGGTGCGCGCCTATCGCAACTCGCTCACCTACAATGGTGAGAGTTCGGAGCGCCGGGCCGATCTCGGCGAGGCGATCGCGGCTGCTGCCGGCGGCGTGGTGACCGCCGAGGCCAAGACCGAATTCGAGCGCGCGCATGGCCTGAACGCGGACGATCCCAAGGCGAACTATTTCCTCGGGCTTGCCGCCGAGCAGGATGGCCGCAAGGACGATGCCGCCAACATCTGGCGCGCACTGCTGGCGAAAGCGCCGGCGGATGCGCCGTGGCGTCCTCTGGTGCAGACCTCGTTGGCGCGGGTCGGCGGCGGTGGCGCTACGATGCCGGCGCTGTCTGACGAGACGATCGCAGCCTCCAAGGACATGAACGAGGGCGATCGCAACGCGATGGTGCGCGGCATGGTCGAACGCCTGGCCACCCGGCTGAAGCAGAACGGCGATGATGTCGAGGGTTGGCTGCGCCTGGTGCGCGCCTATCTCGTGATGGGCGATCGTGACAGGGCAATGGGCGCTTCGACCGACGCCCGACAGGCTGTCGCCAACGACGCCGCGCGGCTGCGCCAGCTCAACGAAGGCCTCAAGACTCTCGGGCTCGACGGATGA
- the ccmE gene encoding cytochrome c maturation protein CcmE yields the protein MTRKQRRMTIIGGSLAVLALAAALVLNALRDSIVFFSTPTMVAEKHVEPGKRFRLGGLVQPGSLQRGDNLAVTFEVADGGAKLPVAYKGILPDLFREGQGVVAEGALDANGVFKADTVLAKHDETYMPKEVADALKKQGHWKDDYGAKASDSVKPAATTAQGNPQGAVR from the coding sequence ATGACGCGCAAGCAGCGACGCATGACCATCATCGGCGGCTCCCTCGCGGTGCTCGCGCTCGCGGCCGCGCTCGTGCTCAACGCTCTGCGCGACTCCATCGTGTTCTTCTCGACGCCAACGATGGTCGCCGAAAAGCACGTCGAGCCCGGCAAGCGGTTTCGTCTCGGCGGCCTGGTGCAGCCCGGCTCGCTCCAGCGCGGCGATAATCTCGCCGTGACCTTCGAGGTTGCCGATGGCGGCGCCAAGCTGCCGGTCGCCTACAAGGGCATCCTGCCCGACCTGTTCCGTGAAGGGCAGGGCGTGGTGGCCGAAGGCGCGCTCGACGCCAATGGCGTGTTCAAGGCCGACACCGTGCTTGCCAAGCACGACGAGACCTACATGCCCAAGGAAGTCGCCGATGCCCTGAAGAAGCAGGGGCATTGGAAGGACGATTACGGCGCCAAGGCTTCTGATAGCGTCAAACCCGCGGCGACGACCGCGCAGGGCAACCCGCAGGGAGCAGTGCGTTGA
- a CDS encoding heme lyase CcmF/NrfE family subunit translates to MIAESGHYALVLALGLALIQSIVPLIGARLRDAALMNVARSAALAQLLFVGASFIALVMLHVNSDFSVANVYENSHSMKPLIYKITGVWGNHEGSMLLWVSILALFGGMVAAFGNNLPLSLRAHVLAVQAWIASAFYLFILVTSNPFLRIANPPIEGRDLNPVLQDIGLAVHPPMLYLGYVGFSISFSFAIAALMEGRIDAAWARWVRPWTLVAWIFLTLGIAMGSYWAYYELGWGGWWFWDPVENASLMPWLAGTALLHSALVMEKRNALKVWTILLSILTFSLSLLGTFLVRSGVITSVHAFATDPTRGVFILLILCLFIGGSLSLFAGRATSLKQGGLFAPISREGALVLNNLLLSVACAVVLFGTLYPLAMEALDFKMSVGAPFYNLTFVPLFALLLLVVPFGPMLAWKRGDLLGVTQRLLAAGIAALVVIAIVWAWTRGGSALAPLAIGLGVFVIAGAVTDLSERTGLFRLPFATTLHRARGLPRSAWGSVFAHAGLGVALIGIVCETTWNSEYIATMKQNDVAHVAGYDLKLDGLSQRQGPNFREMIAEFNVSGDGEKISVMTPSKRNFTTRGSSTTEAALLTRGASQLYVSLGDATPDGAIAVRIYHKPLVLLIWWGPVLMAFGGMLSLSDRRLRVGAPKPARAKQRLQPAE, encoded by the coding sequence TTGATCGCGGAATCCGGACACTACGCGCTGGTGCTGGCCCTTGGCCTGGCGCTGATCCAGTCCATCGTGCCGCTGATCGGTGCGCGCTTGCGCGATGCCGCGCTGATGAACGTGGCGCGCTCCGCCGCGCTGGCGCAACTCCTGTTCGTCGGTGCGTCGTTCATCGCGCTCGTGATGCTACACGTGAACTCGGATTTCTCCGTCGCCAACGTCTACGAGAACTCCCATTCGATGAAGCCGCTGATCTACAAGATCACCGGCGTGTGGGGGAACCATGAAGGCTCGATGCTGCTGTGGGTGTCGATCCTGGCGCTGTTCGGCGGAATGGTCGCCGCCTTCGGTAACAATCTGCCGCTGTCGCTGCGCGCGCATGTGCTGGCCGTGCAGGCCTGGATCGCCAGCGCCTTCTATCTCTTCATCCTGGTGACATCGAATCCGTTCCTGCGCATCGCCAATCCGCCGATCGAGGGACGCGATCTCAATCCGGTGCTCCAGGACATCGGCCTCGCCGTGCATCCGCCGATGCTCTATCTCGGCTATGTCGGCTTCTCGATCTCGTTCTCCTTCGCCATCGCGGCGCTGATGGAGGGGCGGATCGACGCGGCCTGGGCGCGCTGGGTGCGGCCGTGGACGCTGGTGGCCTGGATTTTCCTGACCCTCGGCATCGCGATGGGGTCGTACTGGGCCTATTACGAGCTCGGCTGGGGCGGCTGGTGGTTCTGGGATCCGGTCGAGAACGCCTCGCTGATGCCGTGGCTCGCCGGCACGGCGCTGCTGCACTCGGCGCTGGTGATGGAGAAGCGCAACGCGCTGAAGGTCTGGACCATCCTGCTGTCGATCCTGACCTTCTCGCTGTCGCTGCTCGGCACCTTCCTGGTGCGTTCGGGCGTCATCACCTCCGTGCACGCTTTCGCCACCGATCCGACGCGCGGCGTGTTCATCCTGCTGATCCTCTGCCTGTTCATCGGCGGCAGCCTGTCGCTGTTCGCAGGGCGCGCGACCTCGTTGAAGCAGGGCGGCCTGTTCGCGCCGATCTCGCGCGAGGGCGCGCTGGTGTTGAACAATCTGCTGCTCAGCGTAGCTTGCGCGGTCGTGCTGTTCGGCACGCTCTATCCTCTGGCGATGGAAGCGCTCGACTTCAAGATGTCGGTCGGCGCCCCCTTCTACAATCTCACCTTCGTCCCGCTGTTCGCGCTGCTGCTGCTCGTGGTGCCGTTTGGGCCGATGCTGGCGTGGAAGCGCGGCGATCTGCTCGGCGTCACCCAGCGGCTGCTTGCGGCGGGCATTGCCGCGCTCGTTGTGATCGCCATCGTCTGGGCCTGGACCCGTGGTGGCAGTGCGCTGGCACCATTGGCAATTGGGCTTGGAGTCTTCGTCATCGCCGGTGCCGTGACCGATCTGTCCGAACGGACCGGTTTGTTCCGCCTGCCGTTCGCAACGACGCTGCACCGGGCCCGCGGCCTGCCGCGTTCGGCCTGGGGTTCTGTGTTTGCCCATGCGGGCCTCGGCGTCGCGCTGATCGGGATCGTCTGCGAGACCACCTGGAACAGCGAGTATATCGCGACCATGAAGCAGAACGACGTTGCACACGTCGCCGGCTATGATCTCAAGCTCGACGGCCTGTCCCAGCGTCAGGGGCCGAACTTCCGCGAGATGATCGCCGAGTTCAACGTCAGCGGCGACGGTGAGAAGATCAGCGTCATGACGCCGTCCAAGCGCAACTTCACGACGCGTGGGTCCTCGACCACCGAGGCCGCATTGCTGACGCGCGGCGCGAGCCAGCTCTACGTTTCTCTCGGCGACGCGACTCCCGATGGCGCCATTGCGGTGCGCATCTATCACAAGCCGCTGGTGCTGCTGATCTGGTGGGGACCGGTGCTCATGGCCTTCGGCGGCATGCTGTCGCTGTCCGACCGGCGCCTGCGGGTCGGCGCACCGAAGCCGGCGCGGGCCAAGCAGCGCCTTCAGCCGGCGGAGTGA
- a CDS encoding cytochrome c-type biogenesis protein yields the protein MRRMMVTIVALMLLALPAAHAVQPDEIMSDPVKEARARDLSCELRCMVCQNQSIDDSDAPLARDLRLLVRERIAAGDSNSQVLDFLVARYGEFVLLKPRFERQTMLLWLLAPLLLISGGLALWLQIRRRARSGADLPAPPLTPEEEARLAALMSDETKSS from the coding sequence ATGCGGCGGATGATGGTCACGATCGTTGCGCTCATGCTGCTGGCTTTGCCCGCCGCCCACGCCGTGCAGCCCGACGAGATCATGTCGGATCCCGTGAAGGAGGCACGCGCGCGCGACCTGTCGTGCGAGCTGCGCTGCATGGTCTGCCAGAACCAGTCGATCGACGATTCCGACGCACCGCTGGCGCGCGATTTGCGGCTGCTGGTGCGCGAGCGGATCGCTGCCGGCGACAGCAATTCGCAGGTGCTCGACTTCCTGGTCGCGCGCTATGGCGAGTTCGTGCTGCTCAAGCCGCGCTTCGAGCGGCAGACCATGCTGTTGTGGCTGCTCGCGCCGCTGCTGCTGATCAGCGGCGGCCTGGCGCTCTGGCTGCAAATCCGCCGGCGCGCGCGAAGCGGTGCAGACCTACCAGCTCCGCCGCTCACGCCCGAGGAAGAGGCGCGGCTCGCAGCCTTGATGTCGGACGAGACGAAGTCGTCCTAG
- a CDS encoding methyl-accepting chemotaxis protein gives MFTNSNLTIRFLVGAVVAALLFLLGIGGGTGFVAVLYLNNEITSLSSDFAALIGPAREHAMLIYQQAQAAFSYFLIACGVIAVVAVAICLTTWFAVRNGILNPLAAIVHAMREVADQKFETPVPGLGGTNEIGLLAGALEVFKTNGLERRRLTEQQLHEAQHQAERSIFLDARIKRFNDLVASVVDSVASSAAHLKSNAETLSRTANDTSSKANAVASAANQASASVQIVAGSAEEMTNSIGTISRRVTDATQRAEGAATQAEKSRDTIHTLSDAADKIGEVVQLVQAIASQTNLLALNATIEAARAGDAGKGFAVVASEVKSLAHQTSKATEEITSHVASIQGITAETRGAIDGISKTLSEISSIMSGIEVDTAQQRNATQDITRSAQDAAHGTLDVSNHIVQITSTSAETGRMAAEARDSAVDLSQQAETLKREVDEFIVSVRAS, from the coding sequence ATGTTCACGAACAGCAATCTGACGATCCGCTTCCTGGTCGGCGCCGTCGTCGCTGCATTATTGTTCCTGCTGGGCATCGGCGGCGGCACCGGCTTCGTCGCGGTGCTCTACCTCAACAACGAGATCACCAGCCTGTCGTCGGATTTCGCCGCGCTGATCGGCCCCGCGCGCGAGCATGCAATGCTGATCTACCAGCAGGCGCAGGCGGCATTCTCCTATTTCCTGATCGCCTGCGGCGTGATCGCGGTGGTCGCTGTCGCGATCTGCCTCACCACCTGGTTCGCTGTGCGCAACGGCATCCTCAATCCACTGGCGGCGATTGTGCACGCCATGCGTGAGGTCGCCGATCAGAAATTCGAGACGCCTGTTCCGGGCCTCGGCGGTACCAACGAGATCGGCCTGCTCGCCGGCGCACTGGAAGTGTTCAAGACCAACGGCCTGGAGCGGCGGCGCCTCACCGAGCAGCAATTGCACGAAGCGCAGCATCAGGCCGAGCGGTCGATATTCCTGGACGCCCGGATCAAGCGCTTCAACGATCTCGTTGCCAGCGTGGTCGACAGCGTGGCGTCCTCGGCCGCGCACCTGAAGAGCAATGCCGAAACGCTGTCACGGACGGCCAACGACACCAGCTCCAAGGCCAATGCGGTCGCGAGCGCGGCGAACCAGGCCAGCGCCAGCGTGCAGATCGTCGCGGGCTCGGCCGAGGAGATGACGAACTCGATCGGCACGATCAGCCGCCGCGTCACCGACGCGACGCAGCGTGCCGAAGGCGCGGCGACGCAGGCCGAGAAGAGCCGCGACACCATCCACACCCTGTCGGATGCCGCCGACAAGATCGGCGAGGTCGTGCAGCTCGTGCAGGCGATCGCCTCGCAGACCAACCTGCTGGCGCTCAACGCCACCATCGAGGCGGCGCGGGCAGGGGACGCCGGCAAGGGTTTTGCCGTGGTTGCCTCCGAAGTGAAGAGCCTCGCGCACCAGACCAGCAAGGCGACGGAGGAGATCACCTCGCACGTCGCCAGCATCCAGGGCATCACCGCGGAGACGCGCGGCGCGATCGACGGCATCTCGAAGACGCTGTCGGAGATCTCGTCGATCATGTCGGGCATCGAGGTCGACACCGCCCAGCAGCGCAACGCCACGCAGGACATCACCCGCAGCGCGCAGGATGCCGCCCATGGAACGCTGGACGTCTCCAACCACATCGTCCAGATCACCTCGACGTCGGCGGAGACCGGCCGCATGGCGGCCGAAGCGCGCGATTCCGCCGTCGATCTGTCGCAGCAGGCCGAAACCCTGAAGCGTGAAGTCGACGAATTCATCGTCAGCGTGAGGGCGAGCTGA
- a CDS encoding Do family serine endopeptidase gives MTDRPDLTNLPSYRPPRRSVFSARRIALMASVVAGLGIAVHGFSPSTSPSELFSSPAHAQVNNEVRKVERPVGFADIVERVKPSVISVKVNIKEKTASNDDGDDSSSPFQPGSPMERFFRRFGGPDGFPGQKGGRGRVVQGQGSGFFISADGFAVTNNHVVDGADKVEVTTDDGKTYTAKVIGTDQRTDLALIKVEGSSNFPFAKLADSKPRIGDWVLAVGNPFGLGGTVTAGIVSASGRDIGNGPYDDFIQIDAPVNKGNSGGPAFDTNGEVMGVNTAIYSPSGGSVGIAFSIPASTVKSVVAQLKDKGSVSRGWIGVQIQPVTSDIADSLGMKKAEGALVAEPQANGPAAKAGIESGDVITSVNGESVKDARELARTIGGMAPGATVKLNVLHKGQDKVVNLTLGQLPNTIEAKADTDKDSGKGASRGTDVPKLGMTVAPADSVAGAGKEGVVVTEVDPKSAAAERGFKEGDVILEVGGKSVSTAGEVRDAINTARTDNKNSVLMRVKSGGQSRFVAVPIAKG, from the coding sequence ATGACCGACCGTCCCGACCTCACGAACCTTCCGTCCTACCGGCCGCCCCGCCGGTCGGTTTTCTCCGCGCGCAGGATCGCGCTGATGGCTTCGGTCGTCGCTGGCCTCGGGATTGCCGTCCACGGCTTTAGCCCGTCGACCTCGCCGAGCGAGCTGTTCTCCAGCCCGGCGCATGCGCAGGTCAACAACGAGGTCCGGAAGGTTGAGCGTCCGGTCGGGTTCGCCGACATCGTCGAGCGCGTGAAACCGTCGGTGATCTCGGTGAAGGTCAACATCAAGGAGAAGACCGCAAGCAACGACGATGGCGACGATTCCTCCTCGCCGTTCCAGCCGGGCTCGCCGATGGAGCGCTTCTTCCGCCGCTTCGGCGGTCCGGATGGTTTCCCGGGCCAGAAGGGTGGCCGCGGCCGCGTCGTGCAGGGCCAGGGCTCCGGCTTCTTCATCTCCGCCGACGGTTTTGCCGTGACCAACAACCACGTGGTCGACGGCGCCGACAAGGTCGAGGTCACGACCGACGACGGCAAGACCTATACCGCCAAGGTGATCGGCACCGACCAGCGCACTGACCTCGCCCTCATCAAGGTCGAGGGCAGCTCGAACTTCCCGTTCGCCAAGCTCGCCGACAGCAAGCCGCGGATCGGCGACTGGGTGCTCGCGGTCGGCAATCCCTTCGGCCTCGGCGGCACCGTGACTGCGGGCATCGTCTCGGCCAGCGGCCGCGACATCGGCAACGGTCCCTATGACGATTTCATCCAGATCGATGCGCCCGTGAACAAGGGCAATTCCGGTGGTCCCGCTTTCGACACCAACGGCGAGGTGATGGGCGTCAATACCGCGATCTACTCGCCCTCCGGCGGCAGCGTCGGTATCGCGTTCTCGATTCCCGCGAGCACCGTGAAGAGCGTGGTGGCGCAGCTCAAGGACAAGGGCTCGGTCAGCCGCGGCTGGATCGGCGTCCAGATCCAGCCGGTGACGTCCGATATCGCCGACAGCCTCGGCATGAAGAAGGCCGAAGGTGCGCTGGTGGCGGAGCCGCAGGCGAACGGTCCGGCGGCGAAGGCCGGCATCGAGTCCGGCGACGTGATCACCTCGGTCAACGGTGAATCCGTCAAGGATGCCCGCGAGCTTGCCCGCACCATCGGCGGCATGGCGCCCGGCGCGACCGTGAAGCTCAACGTGTTGCACAAGGGCCAGGACAAGGTCGTGAACCTCACCCTCGGCCAGCTGCCGAACACGATCGAGGCCAAGGCCGACACCGACAAGGATAGCGGCAAGGGTGCGAGCCGTGGCACCGACGTGCCCAAGCTCGGCATGACCGTCGCGCCCGCCGACTCCGTGGCTGGCGCCGGCAAGGAAGGTGTCGTGGTCACCGAAGTCGATCCGAAGAGCGCCGCGGCCGAACGCGGCTTCAAGGAAGGCGACGTTATTCTCGAAGTCGGCGGCAAGAGCGTGAGCACCGCCGGCGAAGTCCGCGACGCCATCAACACGGCGCGGACCGACAACAAGAACAGCGTCCTGATGCGCGTGAAGAGCGGCGGCCAGTCGCGCTTCGTCGCCGTGCCCATCGCCAAGGGCTAA
- a CDS encoding response regulator transcription factor produces MRLLIIEDDRESADYLVKAFREVGHIADHAADGEEGLAMAESGDYDVLVVDRMLPKRDGLSLIGALRDKGDSSPVLILSALGQVDDRIKGLRAGGDDYLPKPYSFAELLARVEVLSRRRGGPAEDTLYRVGDLELDRLSHRVARGKDELTLQPREFRLLEYLMKHAGQVVTRTMLLENVWDYHFDPQTNVIDVHISRLRSKIDKGFERPLLHTIRGAGYMIRDGIR; encoded by the coding sequence ATGCGCCTCCTCATCATCGAAGACGACCGCGAATCCGCCGACTATCTCGTGAAGGCGTTTCGTGAAGTCGGACACATTGCCGACCACGCCGCCGACGGCGAGGAAGGCCTCGCCATGGCCGAGAGCGGCGATTACGACGTGCTGGTGGTCGACCGCATGCTGCCCAAGCGTGACGGCCTGTCGCTGATCGGCGCGTTGCGCGACAAGGGCGACTCGTCGCCGGTGCTGATTCTCTCAGCGCTCGGGCAGGTCGACGACCGCATTAAGGGTCTGCGCGCCGGCGGCGACGACTATCTGCCGAAGCCTTATTCCTTTGCCGAGTTGCTGGCCCGGGTCGAAGTGCTGTCACGGCGCCGCGGCGGTCCGGCCGAGGACACGCTCTACCGCGTCGGCGATCTCGAGCTCGACCGGCTGTCCCATCGCGTCGCCCGCGGCAAGGACGAGCTGACGCTCCAGCCGCGCGAATTCCGCCTGCTCGAATACCTCATGAAGCATGCCGGCCAGGTGGTGACGCGCACCATGCTGCTGGAGAACGTCTGGGACTACCATTTCGATCCGCAGACCAACGTGATCGACGTGCACATTTCGCGGCTGCGCTCCAAGATCGACAAAGGTTTCGAGCGGCCGCTGCTGCATACGATCCGCGGCGCCGGATACATGATCCGGGATGGGATACGTTAA